A genome region from Anolis carolinensis isolate JA03-04 chromosome 6, rAnoCar3.1.pri, whole genome shotgun sequence includes the following:
- the LOC100556992 gene encoding C-C chemokine receptor type 5, which produces MNTPEMADGFTTISDYGNLPGPIYNPYVNIFSSYVVPPLYSLVFIFGLLGNALVVLILIKYKKLKNMSDIYLLNLAISDLVFIISLPFWAYYAANEWVFGNAVCKILSGVFRAGFYSGSFFITLLTIDRYLAIVHAIFALRARTVFYGTFSSAITWVVATLASVPALLFSHVQKEGESCKCNLFYPPGKEEEWKQVVTLMMFILGLAIPLAIMIFCYYQIIWVLIKGQNERKRKVVRLIFAIMIVYFILWMPYTITSLLHTYQNAFFSCGLDADCDGNFALALEVTEVIAMIHCCLNPLIYAFVGENFRKYLSVFFQKHVAVYLCRLCPGQPRPKLEQPSSSYRSTTVHNIHFSL; this is translated from the coding sequence ATGAATACTCCTGAAATGGCAGATGGGTTCACCACGATTTCTGACTATGGAAACCTACCAGGACCTATCTATAATCCTTATGTCAACATATTTTCTTCCTATGTTGTGCCACCACTTTACTCTTTGGTGTTCATATTTGGCCTCCTGGGAAATGCGCTAGTTGTGCTGATTCTCATCAAATACAAGAAACTCAAAAACATGAGCGATATCTACTTGCTGAATCTGGCTATCTCTGACTTGGTTTTCATTATCTCACTCCCATTTTGGGCTTATTATGCAGCAAATGAGTGGGTATTTGGCAATGCAGTGTGCAAAATCCTTTCTGGAGTCTTCCGTGCCGGCTTCTACAGTGGAAGTTTCTTCATCACCCTTTTGACAATCGACCGGTACCTGGCAATTGTTCATGCCATATTTGCACTGAGAGCCAGGACAGTTTTCTATGGGACCTTCTCAAGTGCTATCACTTGGGTGGTAGCAACATTAGCTTCTGTGCCTGCATTACTATTTTCCCATGTTCAAAAAGAAGGCGAGAGTTGTAAATGCAACCTTTTTTATCCCCctggaaaagaagaagaatggaagcaagTTGTCACTTTAATGATGTTCATCCTGGGCTTAGCCATTCCATTGGCCATAATGATATTCTGCTACTATCAGATTATATGGGTTTTGATAAAGGGTCAAAATGAAAGAAAGCGGAAGGTAGTCAGGCTAATCTTTGCCATAATGATTGTTTACTTCATCTTATGGATGCCATATACAATCACCAGTTTACTACATACCtatcaaaatgcatttttctcATGTGGCTTGGATGCTGATTGTGATGGCAACTTTGCTTTGGCCCTTGAAGTGACAGAAGTCATTGCTATGATTCATTGCTGCCTCAACCCTCTGATTTATGCCTTTGTGGGAGAAAACTTTAGGAAATATCTCTCTGTCTTTTTCCAAAAGCACGTTGCAGTTTACTTATGCAGACTCTGTCCAGGTCAACCCCGTCCCAAATTAGAACAGCCTTCTTCCTCCTACAGAAGCACAACAGTACACAACATTCATTTTAGTTTGTAA